In Terriglobales bacterium, the sequence AAGCCACGATCTCCGCGTGGGCCGTGGGGTCGTTCTCGGTGATGTTCCGGTTGCGGCCCCGTCCTACCACCTGGCCGGCACAGACCACCACTGCCCCGACGGGGACTTCGCCCTCCGCCTCGGCGCGCGCCGCCTCGCGGAGGGCT encodes:
- a CDS encoding deaminase — its product is MDPRLEHDILQMEEALREAARAEAEGEVPVGAVVVCAGQVVGRGRNRNITENDPTAHAEIVA